The Hordeum vulgare subsp. vulgare chromosome 4H, MorexV3_pseudomolecules_assembly, whole genome shotgun sequence genomic interval actaccactaactacaaaccaaaacctaatgcaattcctatacctactactactaactactactactactaactactaactagtcatatactcaactaactagtcatatactaactagtcaaatcctaactcatatcctaactagtcaaaacctaactcatatcctaactagttaaaacctaatgcaaatcctaactcatatactaactagtcaaatcctaactcatatcctaactagtcaaaacctaatacaattcctatacctacctctactactaactactactactactaactactactactcactattcatatactcaaccaaaaccaaaacctaatgcaattcctatacctactactactactaactactaactactcatataccgaaccaaatcctaactagtcaaatcctaagaacctactcaaatcaatctactaaaatcaatctactcaaccaaaacataataaaattggatagaaggatgggaaaggaaagggatgggggaggacattaccttgggggatcaatccaaggaagaaatcctcagatctgaaggagatgggggaggggattagggaggggatgagagccagccgccgcaatggaagtttctgtttgaatgagggagggggtggggagggggggtggggagggggctggcccatggctctgtaagtcagtgtgtggcgcctaagggtcaggcgccacacattacaatgtgtgacgcctgaggcttaggcgtcacactgcctgggggtggggccctccctgccacgtggtcgggggtgtggcgcctaacctctaggcgtcacacaatacagtgtggcgcctaggtgtcgggcgccacacaaaagggtcaggccggtgaattatttccttcgaggggtcaatccgtgagttctttcgtcccaggggtcatttttaTCAATTTTGCCCAAATCTGCGCCCGGCTCGAGTTGGCCTTAGTTTGGACATGCCCTAATCTCGGAGTGGGTCCATCGTACCCCTCATATCGTGATCCAACGGTACAAACACAGTTCCTGCTACCGCGCACAATTGCCTCGCAGTCCCAGccacagccccgccgccgccgcctctaaCCCCCGCCTTTGGCCTCCTGCACCTCCCCGCGGCAGAAACTCCTTCTCCGCGCCCGTCGATTCGCGGGAGGCGGCCATGGAGCACGGTTCGCTGACGGATTCGAGCGCGTCGACCTTCTCCATCATGGAGGAGGATCACACCCTCGCCAACTCCGTCAGATTCGTCCTCAACCAGGAGTGAGTGACGCTTCTCCATCCTTCTCCGCCTCCCCTTTTCCAAAATAATCCATCTCCATGCGTGCGGTATTGCTGGTTCCACGGCCGAACCGTGGAAGCATGATTAGCGAAGAGAAATAGTGTTCTCGTGTTACTACTAGACTATTGCTTGTTTCTAGCTCCTTGCATTGTTGGATACCACAGGGATAGACATGCACATGGATTTGTGGTGGGATTTTGTATCAATTTTAGCGAGAAGCTTACTTCGAACTGAACAATTGAGCATCCTGCTCAACAGGAACTGTTTGTGGTGGGATTATATCAATTTTAGCGAGAAGCTTACTTACTTCGAACTGAGCAATTGAGCATCCTGCTCAACAGGAACTGCGAATAATATGCCATCTGCTGGCCAAGGCTTTGATCTTTGGTGCATGCCATGGGAGTAATGTGCTGCAACGTGGGCAAGATGGCCAAGTTTGCATCCTTTCTAAGAGACTAAGACCATGGTCACCGCGGCAATGATTCTTTCTTGTTTTTGTCCTGGAACCATGAAATGTAACATACATGTCAGGAAATGTTCGTACCAAAATAGCCTAGACACATGTCATCGGTCAAAGCGCTCGTGGCGGCACGCTCAGAGGGTCTGGGCTGACGTTAGGACAAAATCAAGTCACTTAATTTACTTCCGTGGCCGGGATGTTATGTTTCATAATTCCAGGACCTAGGTCTAGGTGACTAGGTGTAAGCTTCAGATTAGTTCCGTGTAGTTCTATACTCTTTTTAAATTAATTTTCTAGTTTGGGAAATAAATAATCTTGTTTCTCCTACTTCATTTTCATCACCTGAGATTAAGAGagtgaaacaaaaaaattaggcCATACGATGAAGCAACCGTCTTGGTCTGTTGGGTATAATTGTCAACATGGTGTTGATTTATGGTCATATATTTTCATTATCAGCTTAGTGGCTGCAAAAGGTAAGTGCATAGTAAGTTTATATGGCCTAAGATTAGACTACGAAACATCTCATCACATGTTGATAAAACTCAGGTACTTGCTCAGCTTAGCATCTTCATTTCCTCACGGTGAACCACCTTCATGAAACTAACCTGATGTTACCGGATGGATTTGATGAATTTCTGTTAGCATTATGCTCAGCAGATAACACTTCAAATTTTCAATTCAATGTGTCAAGGGGCAACTAGTTCTAATTTCATTCTAAACAAAGAGTCATATGTGATTTCCAAGTGGAACTCTTAATATCTGTAATTAGAAGTCATTGTTTCACTTAACTGTTTTGTGGCATTAGAGTATGCAAAAAGGTGAACGTTGTCTGTTATACTTCTATCAGAAGCTAAAACCTTACAAATACAATTAGATGTCTAgatagtactccctccggtccttcttACTCCGCGTATTAGATTTGTgtcaagtcaaactttataaactttgaccaaatttatattaaaaaatatcaacatctacaataccaaatatatatactatgaaactacatttcacaatgaatctaacaatattgATTTGGTATTGTGAATATTGGTACTTTCTTCTACAAATTtgatcaaagtagagatactttgacttcggacaaaacttatatgcagactaaaaaggaccAGAGGGAGTAGAAACAAACGTGAATATATCTAATCAAGATCCTCatttctttctttcttgtttCATCTTCTACTTACAGCCCAAGGGTAGCATTTTGTGGATATAGCATCCCTCATCCTGCTGACAACAAAGTCAACATAAGAGTTCAGACCACAGGTACCGTATTGTGTCATATGATCCTGATATTCCATTTGTTAATCCCCATGAACTTAACTGTTGCTTTTGTACGTGCTTTATGTTGATTAAATTTGCAAGAATCACATCCTATCTGCTACTTCCAACAGTTGTGTCTTGAGTAGATAGTTGGTTTAATACCTAGTATTTGTAAATCTATCTTCATACAGGACGTTCCAATGTGTTGTGGGTGGCTTATTAGGTCTTTTTTCCTGTACAAATTGTACATCTAGATATCAGATAATAATGTTGCTTCCATGGTACTGCCAGACACAGTTAGATTGATGTTTCTGTTTGGATTAAATTCAATTTCAATACCAGACTATGGATACCGTCTCATTGCCCATTAACCACTTCCCAGTTTCACTATTCTTCTAATGCCCTGAAGAAAGAGCTCACACTCTTCTGATGTGTCTTTGTTGTGTTGTCAGGAGATCCAGCAAAGGATGTAATGAAAGATGCTTTACAAGACCTGATGGTGATGGGCCAGCATGTTAGAGGGACTTTTGACAAAGCAGTGGCCGATTTTAAATCAAAGATGCCTGCAGAACAAATGGATGTTGATGTGAACCAGCAATGAAGTTAT includes:
- the LOC123447874 gene encoding DNA-directed RNA polymerases I and III subunit RPAC2, producing the protein MEHGSLTDSSASTFSIMEEDHTLANSVRFVLNQDPRVAFCGYSIPHPADNKVNIRVQTTGDPAKDVMKDALQDLMVMGQHVRGTFDKAVADFKSKMPAEQMDVDVNQQ